The Streptomyces liliiviolaceus sequence CGCCGGAACCATGACGTCCGGCAGTCGCCGCGCCACGAAACCGCGCAGCTCGCCGGCGGTGAAGCCGGAGTCGAACGAGACGGCGCCGTACGCGGTGCCGCCGGTCACCGTGTGGTCGCCGGATCGGACCGGGACCACATAACCCACCAGTTGCCTGGTGCCTGCCGTCCGTCCCTCGACACCGACCACGGCGGCCTGGGCGACGCCGGGATGGGCGGTCAGGACCGCCTCGACCTCGCGCGGTTCGACGCGGATGCCGCGGATCTTCACCTGGCTGTCGGCGCGGCCGTGGAACACCAGGTCGCCGCCCGGAGTGCGCTCCACCAGGTCTCCGGTGCGGTACATGCGCTCCCCGGCCCCGCCGAACGGGCAGGCCACGAAGCGCACGGCGGACAGGTCCGGCCGGCCGAGATAGCCGCGGGCCAACGAGGCACCGGACACGTACAGTTCACCGACCACACCGGTGCCGACGGGCCGCAGGCCGTCGTCCAGCACATGGACGCGGCTGTCGGTGACGGCCCCGCCGATCGACGGCATCGTGCCGTCACCGGGCAGCGGTTCGCTCATGGTGGCGCAGACGGTCGTCTCGGTCGGTCCGTAGGCGTTGATCATGCGGCGGCCGGGTGCCCAGGTCTCGGCCAGCTCCGGAGAGGTGGCGTCGCCGGCGACGACCAGGGTCCGTACGGTGCGCAGCGAGCCCGCGGGGATCGCGGCGAGCACCGGCGGGGGCAGGGTCACATGAGTGACGCGGTGCCGTTCGATCGTGTCGGCGACCGGGCTGCCCGGGGCCAGTTCGTCGCTGTCGGCGACCACCAGGGTGGCGCCGGACAGCAGGCCCATGCACATCTCCCAGACCGAGGCGTCGAAGCTCGGCGAGGCGAACTGGAGCACCCGGCTGCCGGCGGTCACCTTCAACCGGTCCTGGTGCACGGCGAGAAGGCTCGCCAGCCCGTTGTGGGTGACCACCACACCCTTGGGGCGTCCGGTGGAGCCGGAGGTGTAGATGACGTACGCGGCACGGGCCGCCCCGGGCAGGACGGGCACGGTGTCGGCCGGCGGGTGGGTCTCGTCGGTCAGTTCGGCGACGCGGAGCACGGGGGCGGGCAGTTCCGGCAGCCGCTCGGCGGTGTCCGCGTCGGCCAGGATCAGACGGGCCGCGGAGTCCTCGACCATGAAGGCGAGCCGCTCGGCGGGGTGCGCCAGGTCCAGCGGCAGATAGGCGCCGCCCGCCTTGAGCACCGCCAGGACCGTCACCCACAGCTCGGGGGACCGCCGCAGCGATACGCCCACCACCGACTCCGGTCCCACGCCCCGGGCGGTCAGCGCCCGGGCCAGCAGGCCCGACCGCTCGTCCAGCTCGCGGTACGTCAGGGACTGTTCACCGGACACCAGGGCGGGCGCGTCCGGCGCCGCCGCGACGCGGCGCTCGAACAATTCGGGAATCGTCGCCACCGGTACCGCCGGGCTCCGGGGATTACCCACTTGCCCAGCCTTCTCAACAGAGCACAAAGCGACCATCCCCCAGGGGTCCTGACGTCGGACGTGATGTCGTCCGGACCGTTCACGGTCCGTTTTTCCGGCACACCGAACGCCGGTCTCGTTTTCCTGTGCACATCAGAAATTGAACGGGCTTTTTCTTAGGCCACGTTCTGGTCGTGTCCGGCCATCAGCTCATCGCTGATGAATGCGACGAGTTCGGCATTCGCGCCGCCATCGCCGTCGAAAAGATAGAAGTGGCCGCCGGGATAGATCCGCTGCTCGAACTTCCCGGTCGTCTGATCCTGCCATTGACCGAGTGTTTCCAGCGGCGCCCGTTCGTCCGATTCCCCGGCCAGCACCGTGAGCGGGCAGTCGAGCCTGGTACCGGGCGCGGTCCTGTGCCGTTCCCACAGCCGGAAGTCCGCCATCACCGGCGGCAGCAGGACCTCCAGGGCGTCCTCGTCCTCGACGACCTCTTCGTCGAATCCGCCCAGGCTCAGCACCTTCGAGCGGAATTCCCCGTCCGACAGCTCGCTCAGCCTGGGCCGGTCCAGAGCCGCCGCGGGCGAGGATTCACCCGACACGAAGAGGTGGGCCGGTCCCGGCTCGCCCTTGGCCCGCAGCGATCGTGCCACCTCGTGGGCCAGCAGGGCGCCGCAGGAGTGCCCGAAGAAGGAGAACGGCCGGTCGAGCAGCGGCCGCAGGGCGAGCGTCACCTCGCGGACCAGGGTGTCCACGTCGGCCGCAGGGTCCTCCAGCAGGCGGTTCTGCCGGCCCGGCAACTGTACGGCGGTCAGCTCGATCCCGTCGGGGAACGCATTCGCCCAGCCGGTGAACGCGCCGGCGCCGCCACCCGCGTACGGAAAGCAGATCAGTCGATGGCGGCAGTCGGCCCGCCGCGCCCGCCAGAGAAAAGCGCTCTCGACCACCAGGCCGGAACTCTCTTTCTGCGGACGGGTGCGCTCGTGTGCGGTCATGACGTCTCAACTCACCTCTTTGTGGAAATGCTCAATGAGCCAGGAATTTCACGACGACCTTGCCTCGCTCCGCACCGGAGCGTTCGAATGCCGCTCGTCGTCCGCTGCTGATCGTAGGAGCACCGATGCGGCACGACAAGGGAAAACAGAGGCCTCGAAGTGCACTTAAGGGAACCGATGACATGTCCCGTCGCCAGGACATCGGACATATGCTAGGAGTTCCTTCGGCAAGTCTTCCCGGACGTATAGAACGGCTGCTGGGCAACAGCACTGTTTGCTCTCCGGAATGACGATGCATCATGGGAGAACGACTTCTACGGACATCCGTCCGGGCGCCGGCGGCCAGCCGCTCGGCGTCCGGCCCGCCGTCCTGTCCGACGGGACACCGGTCGGCTCGAAGCCATGGGTGCCCCCTCGGAGAAGCACATCACAACCGACTTGAATCGGAGGCGACCGTGAGCAGCAACCCGTTCGACGACGCAGACGGCAGGTTCTACGTCCTGGTGAATGAGGAGGAACAGCACTCCCTGTGGCCGTCCTTCGTCGAGGTACCCGCCGGCTGGCGGATCGTCTTCGGAGAGGCGGGGCACCAGGAGTGCCTCGACTTCGTGGAGGCCAACTGGACGGATCTGCGGCCCAGGAGCCTGCGTGAGGCGATGGCCGCGGACAGCGCCTGACCTCTCCCCCTCGGACCGCCGTGTCCCCCGCGCGGCGAGAAGGCGGGCCGCCTCGCGCCTCCCGCGAGGCGGCCCGCCTTCTGCTGTCCGGCCCGCGGTCGGGAAGACGGCTCCCCGAACACGAGGAGTGCGCGGCGCAACACAAGGAGCCATGTTGCGCCATGCTAGGCACCACTTTCAGCCACAGAGGTAACTTGGTGGCGCCACAAGCGAAGCCAACCTAGACTCGGCGACCGCAACGCACAGTAACCTCGGGGGAGTTATTGCGCCATGACCACGCCCCAAACCCGATCTTCGGACACAGTTTTCAGCGAGTCGACCAGGGAGTTGGAGACCTCCCTCACCTGCTTCACCGAGACGATCTTCAGCAGTCTCAGACGCGCCGACCAACGCCGGTGGGCGCACACCTACGTCGAGGCGCTGCTCGCCACGCCCGGCAAGAAATCCGTCCGCCGCCTCGCCCAGACCGTCTCCACCTCCGCCACGGCCATCCAATCGCTGCGGCAACTGGTCAGCCTCAGCCCCTGGGAGTGGGATCCGGTACTGAGCGCGCTCACGCACTGGGCCCATCGGTACGGCCCCGACCCCGTCTGCGCGATCGGCCGGGCGGTCCTCCCCAAGCGCGGCGAGAACTCGGTCGGGGTGCACCGCTACTTCGATCCCCCTTCGGGACGCACCCTCAACGGACAGCTGGGACTCGGGGCGCTCATGTGCTTCGGTGCCGTGCAGGTCCCCGTCGACTGGCGCCTGCATCTGCCGGCCCCGTGGGCCGAGGACGAAGAGCTGCGCCGCCGCACACGCATCCCCGACAGCGTTCCGTACCGCCCCGTCTGGATGCAGGTGCTCCATCTGGTCGACACGCTCGGCGCCCGCACGGCCGGTATGTCCCACACGGTCGTCGCCGACCTGAGCAGCGTCCCCGACACTCCCCTGCTCATCCATGAACTCGGCCGCCGGGGACGTGACTTCGTCATGGCGGTGCCGCAGAACCTGACGGTCCTCCCGGCCGGCGAACCCGAACCGACCACCACCGCCCGGCTGTTCACCAAGGCGGGCCCCGCGCTCGGCCCGCCCGAAGGGGTCGTCGTCACCGCACCCGACGGGAGCAGACGCGGCACCCGGATGCACACGGCCCTGGTCCACCTCACCGGACCCCAGCGCGGGCAGGTCGGACCCCCGTACCGGCTCTTCGCCGAGGTGCCCTCGGGCACCCGTCCGCGCCAGATGTGGGTCACCAATCTCACCCACCCCCAGCTTGACAACGTTGCTTCGCTGGCCGACCTGGCCGCGGGGACGGCGTCCTCGATCGAGCACCTGGAACGGGACTTCGGGCTGCTCGACTTCGAGGGCCGTTCACTTCCCGGCTGGTACCACCACATGGTCCTGACCTCGGCGGCCTGCGTGTACGAACGCCTCACCCACCTCGTCCCGTCCGAAGGACGTCAGCGAGGACGCCGGCAGGGCACCGCCCCTGAGACGAGGGACGACGGCCGAGAGCACCCCTGAGGAAGCCTTTCCGCGCATTCCTCCACCTGAAACAACGAGGCTCCACCGGCCCGGAATTCACCGCCCGGCACCACGGCGCAGAATGCGCGTCCACGGCCGGGAGCGGGCGCCCGGTGCTTTCTTCGGAACGCAATGCCGCGAACCGTACGGCCCCTTGGTTGTTCCGGCTATCGTCTTTCCGGTGCACCGAGGGAGAGTGGTCGGGCCGGGAGATCTCCGGTGCGCCGATCCCGTCCTCGTCGGCCGACGTCCCGCCGACAGGACATGACTCCCGTCCCGGCGTTTCCGCTCACCGGTGTGAAGGTCCGCCCTTCGGCGGCGATTCCCGTGGCGCGCGACCCGCGCTTCATCCGCATCCGGTGCCGCATCTCCGTTCCAGACACGATCTGGCGAACCAAAGGGGTAAACGTGTCAGAAAGTTCCGTGGAAGCACGCCGGTCGGGCGACCGGCAGGCGTCGCCCAGGCGCTATCTCATGTGCCGCCCGAATTACTTCGACGTCACGTATTCCATCAACCCGTGGATGGAACCGAGCAGACCCAGCTCGGCCGACGTGGCCCTCGACCAGTGGAAGCACCTGCACGACTCGTTCGCCGCCCTCGGTCACGACGTGCAGCTGATCGAGCCCGTGGCCGGCCTGCCGGAC is a genomic window containing:
- a CDS encoding thioesterase II family protein — protein: MTAHERTRPQKESSGLVVESAFLWRARRADCRHRLICFPYAGGGAGAFTGWANAFPDGIELTAVQLPGRQNRLLEDPAADVDTLVREVTLALRPLLDRPFSFFGHSCGALLAHEVARSLRAKGEPGPAHLFVSGESSPAAALDRPRLSELSDGEFRSKVLSLGGFDEEVVEDEDALEVLLPPVMADFRLWERHRTAPGTRLDCPLTVLAGESDERAPLETLGQWQDQTTGKFEQRIYPGGHFYLFDGDGGANAELVAFISDELMAGHDQNVA
- a CDS encoding MbtH family protein, producing the protein MSSNPFDDADGRFYVLVNEEEQHSLWPSFVEVPAGWRIVFGEAGHQECLDFVEANWTDLRPRSLREAMAADSA
- a CDS encoding IS701 family transposase, coding for MTTPQTRSSDTVFSESTRELETSLTCFTETIFSSLRRADQRRWAHTYVEALLATPGKKSVRRLAQTVSTSATAIQSLRQLVSLSPWEWDPVLSALTHWAHRYGPDPVCAIGRAVLPKRGENSVGVHRYFDPPSGRTLNGQLGLGALMCFGAVQVPVDWRLHLPAPWAEDEELRRRTRIPDSVPYRPVWMQVLHLVDTLGARTAGMSHTVVADLSSVPDTPLLIHELGRRGRDFVMAVPQNLTVLPAGEPEPTTTARLFTKAGPALGPPEGVVVTAPDGSRRGTRMHTALVHLTGPQRGQVGPPYRLFAEVPSGTRPRQMWVTNLTHPQLDNVASLADLAAGTASSIEHLERDFGLLDFEGRSLPGWYHHMVLTSAACVYERLTHLVPSEGRQRGRRQGTAPETRDDGREHP